A DNA window from Gorilla gorilla gorilla isolate KB3781 chromosome 6, NHGRI_mGorGor1-v2.1_pri, whole genome shotgun sequence contains the following coding sequences:
- the LOC109027614 gene encoding zinc-alpha-2-glycoprotein-like, giving the protein MVRMVPVLLSLLHLLGPAVPQETQDHEVFSFAGHYSLTYLYTGLSRPGKGTHRLQGTVFLNGRAFFHYNSEDRKAEPLGPWRHVEGVEDWEKQSQLQKAREDIFMETLKDIVEYYNDSNGQ; this is encoded by the exons ATGGTAAGAATGGTGCCTGTCCTGCTGTCTCTGCTGCACCTTCTGGGTCCTGCTGTCCCCCAGGAGACCCAAGATCATGA AGTCTTTTCTTTTGCAGGTCATTACTCTCTGACCTATCTCTACACTGGGCTGTCCAGGCCTGGCAAAGGCACCCACAGGCTGCAGGGCACTGTCTTCCTCAATGGCCGTGCCTTCTTCCACTACAACAGTGAAGACAGGAAGGCTGAGCCCCTGGGACCATGGAGACACGTGGAAGGAGTAGAGGACTGGGAGAAGCAGAGCCAACTTCAGAAGGCCAGGGAGGACATCTTTATGGAGACCCTGAAAGACATCGTGGAGTATTACAACGACAGTAACGGTCAGTGA